The genomic DNA ccaaaaacccataggaaatgataaatttccaaaaaagcgcaataaaacgttttttgggacctttggaccttaaaatttaatagttgcttaccctaccatatgtaggttttgagacaagtttcaggcagtcaatatacaagtatatacaaaattacagctgggtatctcaaattccgaggtgaaatcctaatttgactggactaataatactttgcggcgctcgtacgccaaaaactattgattttatgaaaaagttatcaatacataaattgtaggaaattttttctagtttaattttgtagataaatattttttcgtaaaatgcgtcggaacggagatattaataaaaaaccgtttttaggcgccattttttcaatatggcggcgcgagcggcgggtgtacgaggtggcaaagttgaaattcgaaaagagcatatccaaatctataaattcaccaattttcaaaactcccggaaaacattccaggtaacccctttttatctaccaaatgactggactatttgtagaaaatggttccgtacaaaatacagttcacgtcagtgatgaaatggagaataattcatttgtggacagcgattccaggtgtgacagtttttcagattgtttgattgattcaactgaagaaaaaaaccagcaactacgagatggtttgaagcattgggctattaattataatatttcacacgaagcaataaaaagtctgcctcgttggtcgagtggttgcaagtgcgactgccgggcaaggggtctctggttcgattcccgggtcgggcgaagtattgctgagcttttttcggcttttcgaaaatttctcagtagtagcacggagtctggaaatgtgcccggtatatgacaataggctcaccacctattacatgtgacttacaatataaataattgtgaaatgtgggtgtacacagtggcattacgtgccataatgtgcacctctacctaccccttcggggattaaaggtgtgtcgatatgtatgtatgtagttatacttctctgacgtcatacgtagtacctacacagatttataaaccataacatttattcattaacaaaagtattcatcatatttatggaataaggacaaaaaataaaacaaaaataacaaacaagctcaaaaggaaccctaatttcatgtaatggtggatgtaatctatcataatgagtactatagtagagttaaggaagctggaactatgtttataacttaaaataagaaattattttagtaaaagctcattaattcgaagggggcattcaaatatgtcgtaaatccatacatagtttatcagtaaaattacagtcgcacaacattttcctcgtaagagacgaataattcgattaagtacaaaataatatcttagtcaccacgataccccgtcacttttcttatttttttatttctcttctaaaacactgagacactgcagcgacgtgaacgaatgtaaaatgaatgaatgatgaattttagtgatgtaatggaatcatgaactcttttacagtacccaaaaacactttagtagtgctgcggtggcttatatatcaccAAATAGAGATTGCGTTAGTGTAACATCAACTGCAATGGgccaaaattgtcatgcctgatacccttatagttctactttaacactgaatggagatataattgcgccactttctttgtagatgcaccttctttggccttttatttgaccaccatttagtttttacaaaacgttctatggccttctataaaactaacttttgttggttgggtattatatgggacttagaacacaaatggtgaaaagtgagtgtacattgtatagcggcattacgtgcgtACGTGCGTATCGTgcacctaccccttcggggataaaaggcatgacgttgcataaTTCTAGTGTATACGTACCACTCTTCATAGCATTATGCGTGCCCTTAATCCTGGGCACGTTGAGGAACCCGGCGGAGTCCCCGGCCAGCACTCCGCCCGGGAACACGGGGACAGGCAGGCACTGCCACCCGCCCTCCACCAGCGCACGCGCGCCGTATGCTATGCGGGAACCACCTGCGTTACAACAACACGCcattggtttttttatggaataggtggcaaacgagcagactagtcacctggggccttagtctgctattacaattgtgtcagaatgatcgatcactgaacagtgcgagagggacggagctatgtaggttgtatagctccgtccctctcgcagactaaggccccaggtgctAAGCGATCAGTTGTTATTTCTGATTTACtgatttttttgtaacaataatattatcagAAGTCTACGGACTCGGGTCTATGCCCATATCATTTACCataatgtaatataaacattaagaTTCTCGCTTAATTCTTCAGATTTATGCTAAGAATCTACTACCAAATAAACCACGTCCTTATTCTATTGAATACTTtagcttttacttttttactctTGATTTTCTAATACTCTACCTTTTTAAGAGTTACACCCACTTAGGATACaacatcattaatttattatgaatgaaaaatggtaatatgtagataattttttacacatatataggtatttttttttattttacactttatgtaaaGTGTTCATTAtgcattaagtccaccattgtattgtaatttggCTTGTTGTACCCTACCTTCAAACATAGGCCTAATGTACGGATGGGTCTTGAATTTCTGGAACTCTCTGAAGGGGCTGAGGTAAGGGTTGGAGTAGTCGAGGCCGACCACGAAGCCCGCAGCCACGAGGGGTGTTTCGCCCTCCTCTACCTTCAAGTGGTAGATGAACGAGCCACCGTATGTGTTCTTGTCTAACGGCCAACCCACTGTGTGTTCTACTAGACCGGGCTTGTGATTCTGAAAAGGAAAAGAGAAATTAAGAAAAGAATAAGTAAATTGTATATTAGAAGACCCATATCAGACTTCTATTGCAgctccatccaaaggttgtctatAAGAAATCGCCTTGTGCGATAACACCGCTCATTGTAcactatacttatttatattaatccTATATAAGCCTATCAGAATCATTCATTAGTTGTTTAGACAAAAGTCAatcaaatctattttaaaaaagaTAGTACAATCTAAATTTATATGTGGTCATCGACTTTTGACGCTAACTGTACCTATTTTCTTTATTCACTTCGCGAGAATCGAACAAAACAGCTACTAAGCCAAACACCATGCCAACTGACAGCCTCTAGAACTGACATAAACATCTGTACTTAACTTTATGTTggtaacaatttaataaacataaaaaaactataacatttAACATACCTCTGGTTTAACTTCCCAGAGCTCTTTAAGTCCAATACCATATGACTGTGGCTCACTGTTCGCTCGCAAATTGTACTTGTTTGAAATCATCTTTGTTAGATGGCCGTGGCAACctggaaataaattatatatggTAAAGGATGGTTGAAACCATGGTcataagtatttgtttaataacttGTCTTAAAGAAGTTTGcagtgttaaattaattaaaatcattatcaTTTGGTGAGTATATTGAGAGAGGATTTGAATCTTAAGACTAGTTTCGAAAAGGATGAAGTTGTATCAAGAAAAATAGTTCATAATATGTCAAGAAAAGTAATTCCATTTTCATCATTGActaaattcaacaaaaaatatgccATTTGTAAAAAGGTATTTGATAGTTAGGGCTAAAAACAATAACCAGAAATAAAATACTGGCATTGGCATCAAATCGGCAAAGCCGAATCCTCATTTAGCCGATTTGAAAAGAAACCTCAAGGAAAAAGTACTTGAAACCTTACCTTCAGTGAAGATGGTGATCTTAGAGTGGAACTCCATGCCTCGTTCGAACATGTCCTTAGGGCTGCCATCCTTAGCGATACCGACGTCACCAGTGGCGACACCTTTTAGTGAGCCATCGTCGCGGTATAGCAGGTCTGCGCCTGCGCAGCCTGGCCAGATCTGAAAGAAATGAAAAGAAACATAAAGATAATGCTATTATAACTTCTTAAATTAGtaatattcatacatttttaaaccatTTGTGTGAGATGACCACTAGACACTGGCCAAGTATTAAGTGATTCGAATTCTATAAACTTTGGGATTAAACTGCAGACTCAGGTACTTAGTCACACCTTCACAGACTAACGAAAAACATATCTATATGATATATAGATATTTACCTCAGCTCCAGCAGCCTCAGCTTGTTCAGATAGCCACCTTACCAGGTGTCCCAAACGCACCACGTAGTTGCCGTGGTTGTAGTTAGGTAATCCTAGAAACAACAGACGACAGACTAAAAGATGGGAAGACGATATAAAAATGGTGGCTGGTCCGGAATGGATCCGAGTAGCAAAAAACAGGGAGAAATGGAAATCTTTAGAGGAGGCCTATGTCGAAAGACAAGCTGTTTTTGAACCGAACGCCGATATACTAAGTTAATTACGTGAAagattaacatttataatttaagaGAATAATTTTTTAAGagaacatttataataaatagatagGTAGTTAGTTATTAGAAGTAaagttatgtttgtaaacttaaACAGCAATAAaggcttattttattttattttattttttttattttatttttaatcctgAAACAACAAACAGAGTGATATTGATTAGTCAAGTTTAAGAATTTTTGTTTAGAGTAATTCAGATTCGGTTATATATTGCAACGCACAAACGTGTTCACattatacagtgaaaccttgATAAGTGATATACACAAGTACCCATACAAGAgagagaatattttttaaagggagACAACAATTTCAACtttcaatcaaataaattatatagataGATTAGCATAGTTGGAGTGACAATAATATCTTGTATTACCTTAACTTCATTTAGGCTACATAATTACAGTTACAgggtggttttccgaaaaactttaacttttatttaacaaatcattaatctcctgcgttattaaccttttgaacgccagagcGTAAACACATCGGCGCCCCTTCtacgccaagccacaaattcagtacaaaaacctacaaaaaaaatagtgattccaacatcttaacgaaaagttatcgataaccaatgaatccgtgcttttcgttctatattttttaaataaatattattcgttgcattggtcttttatttaacttgaccctATTTGGTATCATACTATCATTAAACAGCAGTTACTAAGTTCTAAGCAACCTAATAGCAAACATTAGAACTACaaacgaataaatcaataatataataaggtacATCACTAATCTGGTTCGTGACGTCATCCGCCGACGTGAAGACACGTCTCTGGCGTGGCTGGCACGACTTTTGACAACTTTCTCGCATGCGAGTAGGGATGTGATCATGTGATATtgtggtacataaaaaataataatattttattatttaaaacaatttaatcattttacatataattattattagtcgGATTCTTCGAAACTTGGCAAACTTATGTCATCCAAGTCCTTTTGctgttcaaatattaatattaccaccgatcataataataaatgtagtaaagcactagcagactcccgtagcgctaatgacgtcacCGCTTGACGTCCATTCCCGTCTGTGGCGTAGAGGTAACTGTCTATGAGCTCTTACATAGGGATGCGCGAGAGTGGACAGTAAACTATCGATTTAAGGATATCAATTATAAGTtcttttccacatttttttaaatattatacattaggaatattcagatacgaatatttgtcagtaaaaagtaattgtcaaagtaatagtaagctactttcaataaaatatttcataaatttggaATATAAGTTACCTTACCTACCCATCACTAGCTGACGTGTCTTGACGTCTGTGGCGTGgggaaatacacaattttacggatttcgattagcaatatttgacgattgttttttcttgtgaattcaaataatgaatatatctttgtgtcaatttacaatatttcactaaagtagtttgaaataataggaaaaagaaacacagaaaacttaatttagtatatttattttgtatttaaaaaatgtcgttttctTGACGTCTATAGACGTCGGTGGCGTGTTTGGCACGATTTCGTTAGACGTCTATAAACGTccgtggcgttcaaaaggttaagcatcgcggtagcttattatcatcattatttttattggattggttgaaagcagtgtcacagcttaatttattgaaaccaaattttgtgtttcaatcgccagaattgttaacttttggttgagggtaatgacgccgttaacattttgtgatttttttcggaaaaccacccTACAACTTTCCAGGCAGACTATCAGCTTTTTCAACATAACTATTCTCTTAtacacttataaaaaatattttctgttcttTAGTTTCGccttggctaattttggtcttgaattgttTGTGAGAGTCCAGGGAAGGTGTAAAAGGCGAGAAAGCAAttattgaggcggtacgaagtttgccagatCAGCtagtctaaatataaaaatcctgTACTGTAGCgctaaaaacattttcatagatCAAACATACCTGGAAACACAGGGATAGGTATCCTCCCACTCTTGGTAAGAAGACCGAACTTGTCCGATGTGACCGGTGTGTTCATAGGAGCACCCTTCTCTTGCCAGTCTGGGATCAACTCATTTAGAGCTATAGGATCCACACAGGCACCTGATAGAATGTGCCCACCAACTTCTGCTGCTTTTTCCAATAGGGTTACTCTGACTTCCTGTAATTAGAGTTACAGTGTTGtaagttaagtctttgactgccaatagaaaactgttgaaggcaaatcctccgctaacgtcggtcaccggtgaccactacggcgttcaatgtgttaagcaaCGTCACACCTTCGCCACGCAAGTGCGACAGCCGAACAAgaggctcgggttcgattcctagatCGGGgaaagcattactgggctttttttcggtttttcgataatttctcaatAGTTGCACGGTCTACAGTCTAGAATtattgtgtctagtatatgacaatagactttctacctattacatgggacttataacacaaatagtgaaaagtgagtatacataTTGTTGTAAGTTATGcgtctaccacacgtgcatgcttgaccgcagttttacttgcgcatgccagcttgtacactgaacactgtgcgtgtagttggtaaaacggtagcatgcgcaaactccaatgcttggcttgatggtttttaaacttgcttgaaattctggcatgcgcaagctatACTTGTACAAACTTGTCTGCGCGTGTGGTTGGTAGTTCAGTGTTCAAGCCGCTCTCAGTTTAGTCGAGGGGAGTAACAGTACGCGCACGGTCGTTAAAAATGGCGGATTTACGTACATACAATCGACAGTTCGTTACTGAAATCATTGAATTATATAGAGCTCTGCCCGCACTGTGGaagatcaaataaaaatttattcaaCAGCCATTTTTTTGTACACTTTGAtagttacttttgtattttctttttttttcacaagcaaacacttgaaaaataatagcagaagaaatagttcttcattgggaaccattgtttccacgccgacgatgtcgacaagaatgtggcttgcgcgtacttaactgtgccgtgtggtagatacatccgtgttcagtcttttcatgcgacaagcatgtgcaattaaaactgtggtcaggcatgcacgtgtggtaggcgcattaaaggtaaataaatgtcacataaatatttacaatacaataatttattattgactaTTGACATTTCTTCCTATCTTAATGTATTTTTGAGTTATGTGTATCGGTGTATCTCTTTTCTGATAGCAAATATTATCATTGAATAAGATCACAAAATACCATTTTATTACGATTGATAAGCATTATCATACTACCACAACTGGCGTTGGCAACAGTTGCAAATTAGTTTTAGATAAGTAATACAAATTAACTGTTGCAAACATACATAAAAGCACATTTTGCaggcatttttattttcattacagttttttttttagtttttagtctaTAGCTATCTCACTTCTGACTCTAAGCAACATTTACATGAAACTGCAATAATTTAGGCAATGCCAAGGTTGTTGCTCTggcattacattaataaatctttagttaagTCTAAGGGCTCTCTTACTACATGatattactaaaatatgttCTGTAAATGGTGACACCACATGGGGTACTATGTGATGGGAGGTGACCAGTAAATTcaccataattatgtacataaaaacaatcaataatctactatcttactaatattataaatgcaaaacttTGTGTGTATCAATTgtcactcaatcacgtcaaaacggctaaacaGATCAAGATCAAGAAGATCAGTTTGGAACAGTAGTAGATAATGCTCTGAATTAACACATAGGCCTATTGGAATGTgggcaaagccactggcagaagcatGTAATTTATACTTACAGCCCCCTTCTCCTCTGCAATCTGTCGAGCTCTGATGGCAGCAGCCATGCCTGCTGGTCCTCCTCCAATAATGAGGATGTCCGTCTCTTCCGCTACCCGCTCCATATTTATTTCTAGACATTGTATGATTTTATACGTGAGTTATTTACATAGTTAATGTGTATAATGTGTGCAATACAGTTTTATAACTGTAAGATTTTGTATCATTCATAATCCATCTTGTTTGTGCagtaactttaatttattttagttattaaaagAAAGAGTATTTAAACTCAGTTATTCATTAGTCAAATAGTTAATTATGTTTactagttttgtttatttactactaACTACCTAATTATGTCTAATTAGATAGGAAagcaattaaaaatgaatataattattgttttagaagtaaaattaataattaataattcataaattGAAAGAAACTTATAGAGAATCCTACATTCATTTAAGAGTTACTTAGCCCCatccttagcaattgctttcaataaaaaattgttactaaggaatagtttaattaataattaaatgtctctgaatgcggcagtaGTTATAAGATGATACTAATATAGACTTGTGGAAATTTCTACAGGAAGTTGGCATCTCATCAATATGGTGCAAGAGTTTATAATATTCATGCCAGATAATGCGAGTGGGTGCTATGATGAAACACCTCATTATAACTCTAGAAGGGTTGTTACCATGTAAACAGTTGATAGAGTATAACCTCTATACAAAATGGTTTGTTTTACCTAAGTACTGGTTACTTTATCATGtctatttttttagaattatatgCTGATTTTAAACTTGATGAATACTGAAGGCTAATGATACCAATTTAATCTCCATTAGCGAtcacatttgtttgtttttcatacatttttctcTCTCAGTAGAGTGATAAATTAAATTGCTATCAAGGTCTAGTTGTGACgttaattttgataatatattTGAACTTGAGGTTATCATTTACCTTTCCATCTTGGATCCTTATCTCTTGGGTGAATGGTGTAATGAGTTGTTATCTTTGGGTAAGCATCTGAATACAAC from Spodoptera frugiperda isolate SF20-4 chromosome 9, AGI-APGP_CSIRO_Sfru_2.0, whole genome shotgun sequence includes the following:
- the LOC118271227 gene encoding electron transfer flavoprotein-ubiquinone oxidoreductase, mitochondrial isoform X2, which gives rise to MERVAEETDILIIGGGPAGMAAAIRARQIAEEKGAEVRVTLLEKAAEVGGHILSGACVDPIALNELIPDWQEKGAPMNTPVTSDKFGLLTKSGRIPIPVFPGLPNYNHGNYVVRLGHLVRWLSEQAEAAGAEIWPGCAGADLLYRDDGSLKGVATGDVGIAKDGSPKDMFERGMEFHSKITIFTEGCHGHLTKMISNKYNLRANSEPQSYGIGLKELWEVKPENHKPGLVEHTVGWPLDKNTYGGSFIYHLKVEEGETPLVAAGFVVGLDYSNPYLSPFREFQKFKTHPYIRPMFEGGSRIAYGARALVEGGWQCLPVPVFPGGVLAGDSAGFLNVPRIKGTHNAMKSGMLAAEAAMDLIISGEATHEKGVVPTQYEEKLKESYVYKELKQVRNCRPSFHTSLGLYGGVAYSAFSTLMRGKEPWTLSHGGADHARLKPAKECQPIEYPKPDGVITFDLLSSVALTGTNHEADQPAHLTLKDDTVPVKQNLGVYDGPEARFCPAGVYEFVPMESGDGQRLQINAQNCIHCKTCDIKDPSQNINWVVPEGGGGPAYNGM
- the LOC118271227 gene encoding electron transfer flavoprotein-ubiquinone oxidoreductase, mitochondrial isoform X1 yields the protein MAAALVSSSRQVGRLTYAAKRLYSDAYPKITTHYTIHPRDKDPRWKEINMERVAEETDILIIGGGPAGMAAAIRARQIAEEKGAEVRVTLLEKAAEVGGHILSGACVDPIALNELIPDWQEKGAPMNTPVTSDKFGLLTKSGRIPIPVFPGLPNYNHGNYVVRLGHLVRWLSEQAEAAGAEIWPGCAGADLLYRDDGSLKGVATGDVGIAKDGSPKDMFERGMEFHSKITIFTEGCHGHLTKMISNKYNLRANSEPQSYGIGLKELWEVKPENHKPGLVEHTVGWPLDKNTYGGSFIYHLKVEEGETPLVAAGFVVGLDYSNPYLSPFREFQKFKTHPYIRPMFEGGSRIAYGARALVEGGWQCLPVPVFPGGVLAGDSAGFLNVPRIKGTHNAMKSGMLAAEAAMDLIISGEATHEKGVVPTQYEEKLKESYVYKELKQVRNCRPSFHTSLGLYGGVAYSAFSTLMRGKEPWTLSHGGADHARLKPAKECQPIEYPKPDGVITFDLLSSVALTGTNHEADQPAHLTLKDDTVPVKQNLGVYDGPEARFCPAGVYEFVPMESGDGQRLQINAQNCIHCKTCDIKDPSQNINWVVPEGGGGPAYNGM